A single window of Larimichthys crocea isolate SSNF chromosome XII, L_crocea_2.0, whole genome shotgun sequence DNA harbors:
- the zgc:152891 gene encoding hydroperoxide isomerase ALOXE3, giving the protein MASCEEFEVTVHTSPGPTCGTFNRLWLTLIGLQGETPPITVNKGDHHLLPGSMCPIRVKANSPLGCLVLIRLHLEAETGFPDLDWHCSRVEVRRLADRQAEEGGEGGTAPEDPEVQVFLCDRWLRTADGDVELRSGKLCLLKDEKEDTLKQQRLRQLQHQQKLIRWRKFLDGAPQCVDLNSMSELGPNLSYTHQSKSNNLHFLRGFVGRVEAWSFTELDTIFAHSGHQNKIARFVKTHWMEDWYFGYQCLNGCNPLLVRQTRILPPNLSITSDMIHPFLPEGSSLEQELQKGTVYLLNYEILDGVPANMVNGEQTYLCAPLCLLHLNQQGQLLPIAIQLQQTPGPQNPVFLPSDGCDWLLAKIWVHSADFQCHQLSSHYLRTHMLGEMCCVATLRQLPEIHPLHQLLMPHVRTSLQINIQARGSLLATNGVFDKAIGSGLEALPVVISQASKRICYRALCVPDDLIDRGVDKLPQCYYAQDALRIWDILYRFVVNWVNLYYIGDDDVQQDSELQHWITDINTHGFRQDAGLPQSLQTKAELSKFVTMIIFSCSALHAAVNFSQLDFSLWIPNCPASMRRPPPQVKGTVTEDDIISFLPDVSSSCRVLMVLALLSQPAINFVPLCHYTEAIFREDAHRQLVGEVQAELKALSDNITERNSKLELPYAYLCPEHIENSIAI; this is encoded by the exons ATGGCTTCCTGTGAGGAGTTTGAGGTGACAGTCCACACCTCACCTGGTCCCACCTGTGGAACCTTTAACCGCCTATGGCTCACTCTAATTGGCTTGCAGGGGGAGACTCCACCCATCACCGTGAACAAAGGTGATCATCATCTCTTGCCTGGATCG ATGTGTCCAATTCGTGTCAAGGCCAACAGTCCTCTGGGTTGTCTGGTTCTGATTCGGCTTCACCTGGAGGCTGAGACAGGATTTCCAGACCTGGACTGGCACTGCAGCCGGGTGGAGGTACGCAggctggcagacagacaggctgaggaAGGAGGGGAAGGTGGGACGGCACCTGAGGATCCAGAAGTACAGGTGTTCCTGTGTGATAGGTGGCTGCGGACAGCAGATGGTGACGTAGAACTGCGGAGTGGGAAGT TGTGCTTGCTGAAGGACGAGAAAGAAGACACCCTGAAACAACAGCGACTCAGACAGCTGCAACATCAACAGAAGCTCATCAg ATGGCGTAAGTTCCTTGATGGTGCTCCACAGTGTGTTGACCTGAACAGTATGTCTGAACTCGGGCCGAATCTCAGCTACACACACCAGAG TAAATCCAATAATCTGCACTTCCTGAGAGGCTTTGTTGGCCGTGTGGAGGCCTGGAGTTTCACAGAGCTGGACACGATTTTTGCCCACAGTGGACATCAGAACAAAATTGCta GGTTTGTTAAGACTCACTGGATGGAGGACTGGTATTTTGGCTACCAGTGTCTGAATGGCTGCAATCCTCTGTTGGTGCGTCAGACCCGCATCCTCCCTCCAAACCTGTCCATCACCTCTGACATGATTCACCCTTTCCTGCCTGAAGGCTCATCCCTTGAGCAGGAGCTACAG AAAGGGACAGTTTACCTGTTGAACTACGAGATTTTGGACGGCGTCCCAGCGAACATGGTCAATGGAGAGCAGACATATCTCTGCGCTCCACTGTGCCTCCTTCACCTGAACCAGCAGGGACAGCTGCTCCCCATTGCCATCCAG TTGCAGCAGACACCTGGTCCTCAAAATCCAGTCTTCCTGCCCTCTGATGgttgtgattggctgttggCTAAGATTTGGGTTCACAGCGCAGACTTCCAGTGTCACCAATTGTCCTCCCACTACCTGAGGACTCACATGCTGGGGGAGATGTGCTGTGTGGCCACACTGCGACAGCTCCCGGAGATTCACCCACTGCACCAG TTGCTGATGCCACACGTCCGGACGTCACTACAAATCAACATACAGGCCAGAGGCTCGCTGCTGGCTACGAACGGTGTGTTTGATAAG GCGATCGGCTCTGGTCTGGAAGCGTTACCTGTTGTCATCTCTCAGGCGTCAAAGAGGATTTGTTATCGAGCTCTGTGTGTCCCTGATGACCTGATAGACCGTGGTGTGGACAAACTGCCACAGTGCTACTATGCCCAAGATGCACTAAGAATCTGGGACATACTGTACAG gTTTGTGGTCAACTGGGTGAACCTGTATTACATTGGAGACGATGATGTCCAGCAGGACTCTGAGCTTCAGCACTGGATCACCGACATCAACACACATGGATTCAGACAAGACGCAG GTTTACCTCAGTCTCTCCAGACCAAAGCAGAATTGTCAAAGTTTGTCACCATGATCATCTTCTCTTGTTCAGCTCTACATGCAGCTGTTAACTTCTCCCAG TTGGATTTCAGCCTCTGGATACCAAACTGTCCGGCCTCAATGAGGCGTCCTCCTCCCCAGGTCAAAGGCACCGTGACAGAGGATGACATCATATCTTTCCTACCGGACGTGAGCTCGAGCTGTCGCGTCCTGATGGTGTTGGCTCTGCTGTCGCAGCCTGCCATCAACTTT GTTCCTCTGTGTCACTACACAGAGGCCATTTTCAGAGAGGACGCCCACCGCCAGCTGGTGGGGGAAGTTCAAGCTGAACTCAAGGCCCTTTCTGATAACATCACAGAGCGCAACAGCAAATTGGAGCTGCCGTATGCTTACCTCTGTCCTGAACACATCGAGAACAGCATCGCCATTTAA